DNA from Nitrospira sp.:
GTTCGTAGGGATAGCCGACCCACCGCAACCAGGACCGCAGCCGCACCGATAGAGTCCCCGCCGTCATGGCCGACTCGACCGCGCTTGCGTCCGTTCCGTCTCGATCGCCACCTGAGCCCCTCGCCCGGGCAGGAACGTGGCAATGATGTCGGCGGTCCGCCGGAGCGCGCCCTGGTTGTCCGCGACCACCTGTTGCGCCGCTTGCCCCATCCGTTGCAAGGCATCTTGGTCTCGAAACAATTCCCGCAAGACCCGAGCGAGGTCCTGTCCGTCATGCACGACCAGTCCTCCCTGGGCATCCGATAAGAGCGCCGCCACTTCGGCACAATGGTCCGTATGGGGGCCGAAGAGGACCGGTTTTCCCCAGACCGCCGGCTCCAGAAGATTGTGGCCGCCGACCGGCACCAATGTCCCTCCGACAAAGGCCGCCACTGCTTCGCGGTAGAGCAGGGCCAATTCGCCCCGCGTATCCAGGATGAGCACGCGCGGACCGGTGCCGGCCATCGGCTCCTTGCCGCCCGTGCTGCGACGGGAGACCGCGAGCCCCCTGGCCCGCACCATCTGCTCGACCTGCCCAGCCCGTTCGATGTGGCGCGGCGCCAGGATCAACAGGAGATGGGAGAACTCATGACTCAGGGTTTGATAGGCGGCGACGATCGCCTCTTCCTCTCCCGGGTGCGTGCTCCCGGCCACCAACAGTTGTTCTTTCTCAGCCAGCCCCAGCGACGTTTTCGATAGGGAACCGCCGCCGGCACCAGCCTGTGGAACGGGCTGATCGAATTTGATATTGCCGGTGCAACGGACCAGCGACGGCTCAGCCCCCAACTCGATCATGCGTTGCGCGTCCCGCTCCGATTGCATGAGGCAACAGCTGATCATGTTCAGCATGGTCCGGTAAAAGTCCCGGATCACCGGCAGGCGCTGCCGCTCGAACGAACGAGTGGACAGCCGTCCGTTGACAAGGATCGAGGGGATGCTCCGCCTCCGCAGACTCCGCAAGAGATTCGGCCAGAGTTCCGTTTCGACAAAGATGTAGATCCTGGGCCTGAGACGGTCGATGACCTGGTCGACGACCCAGGGAAAATCCAGCGGCGCGTAGCGATGCTCGGCGACGCCCTCCAGTCGCTGCTCCACCGCCTCACGTCCTGTTTCGGTCACGGTCGAGACGATCAGCCTCGCCTCGGGATAACGCCGGTGTAAATCGCGTGCGAGCGGCGCCACTGCGACGACTTCACCCAGCGACACCGCATGGATCCAAATGACGAAGGCCGAATCGCCGGCGGACCGATCCGCAGACTTCTCCGCCGTCAACCCCAACCGCTGCGGCAAGCCGCGTCGGCAGCGTTGCTTGGCCAGCAACAGGAACAGAATGACGGGAGAGGCAAGGAGCAGGAGGCAGTTGTACAGCAGGTACCACATTACGGATCAACCAGCAGGACCGATGCGTCGGCCTCGATCGTCATGCGGTTCAGGGTCTCTTCCAACTCCCGGCGCAATCGCTCCAGGTCGTCGGGAGAGGAGTCCGGCGGCACGACGATCGGCGGCCCCAGGAGAAAGAGCCCACGCGTGAAGGGATAGGGCATGATGAAACGATCCCAGCTCGCGAAGAGTTTTTTTTTGAGCAGCCGAACGCCATGGGAACGATCGGCAAGCCGGTCGCCCTGGCCAGCTGCACGACGCCGACCTTGGCGACTTGGCGAGGGCCCTTCGGGCCGTCCGGTGTGACCACCAGATTGCCTCCTGCTCGGCCGATGCGGATCAGTTCGCGAAAGGCCTCTGCGCCTCCTCTGGTACTGGAGCCGCGAACGGCCTGCAGGCCGAACCGCGCCGCGATGCGGCGAATCAACTCCCCGTCCCGATGTTGACTGATCAAGACATGGGCCTCGAACCCGCGATGGGCCAGCGGCATCATCAGCTGTTGGGCATGCCAGAAGGCGATGATCATCCGTTTCCCCTGCCCCAGCAACCGATCCACATGCTCCATCCCTTCGCGGCGCAAGGTCATGGTGCGGCTCAGCAGGCGGATGATATGGTACCCGACCGGCGGCACCACGGCGACCTTGACTGCGTCAGCCGCGCGCTTCTGCCAGGGCTCTTTTCGAATGGGGCTCGCCGCCGGACCGTTCTGCATCACTCGTGGCTCGCTCCGCCGTTCGTCGTCACTCCGGAAGCACCTCGGCAAACTGCATGGCATGGAGACGTTTATACATCCCGCCCTTCCGCAACAGTTCTTCATGGGACCCGACCTCAACGATCGTGCCGTGATCCAACACCACGATGCGGTCGGCGTTCTGAATGGTGGAGAGGCGATGGGCGACCACCAGGGTCGTCCGGTTCTTCATCAAGTTGGCCAGCGCCATCTGCACGATCCGCTC
Protein-coding regions in this window:
- a CDS encoding 3-deoxy-D-manno-octulosonic acid transferase encodes the protein MWYLLYNCLLLLASPVILFLLLAKQRCRRGLPQRLGLTAEKSADRSAGDSAFVIWIHAVSLGEVVAVAPLARDLHRRYPEARLIVSTVTETGREAVEQRLEGVAEHRYAPLDFPWVVDQVIDRLRPRIYIFVETELWPNLLRSLRRRSIPSILVNGRLSTRSFERQRLPVIRDFYRTMLNMISCCLMQSERDAQRMIELGAEPSLVRCTGNIKFDQPVPQAGAGGGSLSKTSLGLAEKEQLLVAGSTHPGEEEAIVAAYQTLSHEFSHLLLILAPRHIERAGQVEQMVRARGLAVSRRSTGGKEPMAGTGPRVLILDTRGELALLYREAVAAFVGGTLVPVGGHNLLEPAVWGKPVLFGPHTDHCAEVAALLSDAQGGLVVHDGQDLARVLRELFRDQDALQRMGQAAQQVVADNQGALRRTADIIATFLPGRGAQVAIETERTQARSSRP